A single window of Acidimicrobiales bacterium DNA harbors:
- a CDS encoding serine hydrolase domain-containing protein: protein MSDVNDAVREMVEAQVGDGTQIGIQVAAVLDGEAIVDVAAGSMGPDDDRPVRHDTLFASFSVTKGVAALALAQLVDRGLLDVDEPVAAVWPEFAANGKEAVTVAQAVSHQAGLHAMPEPFALEHLMDWDAGLARMAQARPAWEPGSAVGYHAVTFGWIVGGIVAGATGRHIRDWVRTEIAEPLGVAGELSIGVDGPTDDPDRFATLEIVAAGEGFDIPADSDFYRAMPRAMWEHYNSTEVRRACMPGANGHFSARALARLYAALAAGGEVDGVRLVGADALAVATRVRARATDRVLGIPLRYGLGFQLGGTMPVAGGGEVHGAMGPRETTFGHGGAGGSTAFADPVTGLGVAVTINKMAYPAPGTGPTVEICELIRSAVS from the coding sequence ATGAGCGACGTGAACGATGCGGTTCGTGAGATGGTCGAGGCCCAGGTGGGCGACGGCACCCAGATCGGGATCCAGGTGGCGGCGGTTCTCGACGGCGAGGCGATCGTCGACGTCGCTGCCGGGTCTATGGGACCTGATGACGACAGGCCGGTCCGTCACGACACGCTGTTCGCGAGCTTCTCGGTCACGAAGGGGGTGGCGGCGCTCGCCCTGGCCCAACTTGTCGATCGGGGGCTACTCGACGTCGACGAACCCGTCGCCGCGGTCTGGCCGGAGTTCGCCGCCAACGGGAAGGAGGCGGTGACCGTCGCCCAGGCAGTGAGCCACCAGGCCGGGCTGCATGCGATGCCCGAGCCCTTCGCTCTCGAGCACCTCATGGACTGGGACGCGGGGTTGGCCCGGATGGCACAGGCGCGCCCGGCGTGGGAGCCGGGGTCCGCAGTGGGATACCACGCAGTGACCTTCGGCTGGATCGTCGGCGGGATCGTGGCGGGGGCGACGGGTCGCCACATCCGCGACTGGGTTCGCACCGAGATCGCCGAGCCGCTCGGGGTCGCCGGTGAGTTGTCCATCGGAGTGGACGGGCCCACGGACGACCCGGACCGTTTCGCGACCCTCGAGATCGTCGCAGCCGGTGAGGGCTTCGACATCCCTGCCGACTCCGACTTCTACAGGGCGATGCCGCGGGCGATGTGGGAGCACTACAACTCGACAGAGGTGCGCCGGGCGTGCATGCCGGGTGCCAACGGTCACTTCAGCGCCCGGGCGCTCGCCCGCCTCTATGCCGCACTGGCGGCGGGAGGCGAGGTCGACGGCGTCCGCCTCGTCGGTGCCGACGCCCTCGCTGTCGCCACCCGGGTCCGGGCGAGAGCCACCGACCGGGTCTTGGGTATCCCGTTGCGCTACGGGCTCGGATTCCAACTCGGGGGGACCATGCCGGTGGCCGGCGGCGGCGAGGTCCACGGCGCCATGGGGCCCCGCGAGACGACGTTCGGCCATGGCGGCGCAGGTGGCTCGACGGCCTTCGCCGATCCGGTGACGGGCCTCGGGGTGGCGGTGACGATCAACAAGATGGCTTATCCCGCACCCGGGACCGGCCCGACCGTCGAGATCTGTGAGTTGATCCGCTCAGCTGTGAGTTGA
- a CDS encoding formyltransferase family protein — protein MDAPRRTVCIASGGDGMRRSMNAIHRACGISLLIVEEAPVRASARRPHSEGAALHTRARRRLGAAVHRVRRGPLSPTTPVELDPGIETLPVRDASDPRVRATLREMGPDVLLAYGGSLLGKDVLGLAGTALNVHWGLAPWYRGLYTTAWALLGWDPHGIGITVHHMSPVIDGGPIAAQLATPPCPGDDYAAILRRQREAAVDLTVACLHRITQGQALPAVDQDRETGRLYTAEQWSPSLSTAVLDLLADDGAARMIARPSRPGPLDIVRLDKA, from the coding sequence ATGGACGCACCACGCCGCACCGTCTGTATCGCATCGGGCGGCGACGGGATGCGCCGGTCCATGAATGCGATCCACCGGGCCTGCGGGATCTCGCTGTTGATCGTCGAGGAGGCACCCGTCAGGGCTTCGGCCCGACGACCACACAGCGAAGGTGCCGCGCTACACACGCGGGCACGTCGGCGACTCGGTGCTGCGGTGCACCGCGTCCGACGGGGCCCGCTCTCCCCCACCACGCCGGTGGAACTGGACCCCGGGATCGAGACCCTCCCGGTGCGCGACGCCTCGGATCCACGAGTGCGCGCCACCCTGCGCGAGATGGGACCCGACGTGCTCCTGGCGTACGGCGGGTCACTACTCGGCAAGGACGTCCTCGGCCTCGCGGGCACCGCACTCAACGTCCACTGGGGTCTGGCGCCGTGGTACCGCGGGCTCTACACCACCGCGTGGGCCCTGCTCGGCTGGGATCCGCACGGCATCGGCATCACGGTGCACCACATGTCACCGGTGATCGACGGCGGGCCGATCGCAGCACAGCTGGCCACACCACCCTGTCCCGGCGACGACTACGCGGCCATCCTCAGACGCCAGCGGGAGGCCGCGGTCGACCTCACCGTCGCCTGCCTTCACCGGATCACGCAGGGGCAGGCGTTGCCGGCCGTCGACCAGGACCGGGAAACGGGCCGGCTCTACACCGCTGAGCAGTGGTCGCCGTCGCTGTCGACAGCGGTCCTCGATCTCCTGGCCGACGACGGCGCGGCGAGGATGATCGCCCGACCGTCACGGCCGGGGCCGCTCGACATCGTCCGGCTCGACAAAGCCTGA
- the rraA gene encoding ribonuclease E activity regulator RraA: MKATADLFDDHGERLWSCVTQFRDLGGVTAFGGPVKTVRCDDDNLDVHEVLSEDGGGAVLVVDNDASLRVAMVGDRMGARARDNGWAGVIVNGVVRDVVELGTIAVGIKALGTNPARATKRGGGERDVPVEFGGVVFRPGAWVYCDADGVVVAPHQLD; encoded by the coding sequence ATGAAGGCCACCGCTGACCTGTTCGACGACCACGGCGAGCGACTCTGGTCGTGCGTCACCCAGTTCCGTGATCTGGGCGGTGTGACGGCGTTCGGCGGTCCGGTAAAGACCGTGCGCTGCGACGACGACAACCTCGACGTCCATGAGGTCCTCTCCGAAGACGGCGGGGGAGCGGTCCTGGTCGTGGACAACGACGCTTCTCTGAGGGTCGCCATGGTGGGCGATCGCATGGGTGCGCGCGCCCGCGACAACGGCTGGGCGGGTGTGATCGTCAACGGCGTCGTCCGTGACGTCGTGGAACTGGGCACGATCGCCGTGGGGATCAAGGCCCTCGGCACGAACCCGGCGCGTGCGACCAAGCGCGGTGGCGGCGAGCGGGATGTGCCCGTCGAGTTCGGCGGCGTCGTGTTCCGGCCGGGCGCCTGGGTCTACTGCGACGCCGACGGCGTGGTCGTCGCACCCCACCAACTCGACTGA
- a CDS encoding DoxX family protein, with protein MTTIIDQAARATGEGTGDSTTTGEPRGMLFWTILRILLGWSFLWAFLDKMFGLGFATCRAGDSSAIDFGCDAAMIQGGSPTYGYLEFATRGSHTGDLFSWMASSGPSSIGFADIGFMAALGLGGIALMTGIGTRIAAVGGVLLMAFMFLAGDVWPENNPINSSHVIEMAAFGGIAWVGAGRLSLQGWFDRRFPALKFIR; from the coding sequence GTGACCACGATCATCGACCAGGCTGCGCGCGCGACAGGCGAGGGCACCGGCGACTCGACGACCACCGGCGAACCACGGGGAATGCTGTTCTGGACGATCCTGCGGATCCTCCTGGGGTGGTCGTTCCTGTGGGCTTTCCTCGACAAGATGTTCGGCCTCGGCTTCGCCACGTGCCGAGCCGGCGACTCGTCCGCCATCGACTTCGGCTGCGACGCAGCGATGATCCAGGGCGGATCGCCGACGTACGGCTATCTCGAGTTCGCCACCAGGGGCAGCCACACCGGCGATCTGTTCAGCTGGATGGCGTCGTCGGGGCCGAGCTCGATCGGCTTCGCCGACATCGGATTCATGGCGGCGCTCGGTCTCGGCGGAATCGCGCTGATGACCGGTATCGGGACGCGTATCGCAGCTGTCGGCGGGGTACTGCTGATGGCCTTCATGTTCCTGGCGGGCGACGTCTGGCCCGAGAACAACCCGATCAACTCCAGCCATGTCATCGAGATGGCCGCCTTCGGCGGAATCGCCTGGGTCGGTGCCGGCCGTCTCTCCCTGCAGGGATGGTTCGATCGCCGCTTCCCCGCCCTGAAGTTCATCCGCTGA
- a CDS encoding PD-(D/E)XK nuclease family protein, which translates to MESEQLTPAQRAVLAELGATPDERPRFDPALGDRLRAHVEADLAAVAHEVDPQDPVVVTKHALAMVHGCEARYLAEQADPFAWTVPMARGVVAHKAIELSVHLEGEPEPLDLVDESLARLAEDDWSLGQWLRTLAEVDLAELRSIANDRVSAFLECFPPLKSRWRPVTESRVRSELLDGRVVLTGKVDLTLGRAEGSTAGKVLLDLKTGRTHPQHREDLRFYALLETIRIGTPPRRVASYYLDRARFEAEDVNEDLLFAAAERLLDGASRMIELGEQPGGAVKRTGPACRWCPLLERCEEGRRHLDDADEASGIDTDLY; encoded by the coding sequence GTGGAGTCCGAACAACTGACCCCCGCCCAGCGCGCCGTGCTCGCCGAACTCGGCGCGACACCCGACGAGCGGCCGCGCTTCGACCCCGCACTGGGAGACCGCCTGCGCGCCCATGTCGAGGCTGACCTCGCCGCCGTCGCCCACGAGGTCGACCCGCAGGACCCGGTGGTCGTCACCAAGCACGCCCTCGCCATGGTCCACGGCTGCGAGGCGCGCTACCTCGCCGAACAGGCCGACCCGTTCGCGTGGACCGTTCCGATGGCGCGCGGCGTGGTCGCCCACAAGGCGATCGAACTCTCGGTGCACCTCGAGGGCGAACCGGAACCACTGGACCTCGTCGACGAGTCGCTCGCACGCCTCGCCGAGGACGACTGGTCCCTCGGCCAATGGCTCCGCACGCTCGCCGAGGTCGACCTCGCGGAGTTGCGGTCCATCGCCAACGACCGGGTCTCCGCGTTCCTCGAGTGCTTTCCGCCCCTCAAGTCACGCTGGCGACCCGTCACCGAGAGCCGGGTACGCTCCGAACTGCTCGACGGGCGGGTCGTTCTCACGGGCAAGGTCGACCTCACCCTCGGACGCGCCGAGGGGAGCACCGCCGGGAAGGTCCTCCTGGACCTCAAGACCGGGCGGACGCACCCCCAACATCGCGAGGACCTGCGGTTCTACGCGCTCCTCGAGACGATCCGGATCGGGACACCACCGCGACGGGTCGCCTCGTACTACCTCGACCGGGCGCGCTTCGAGGCCGAGGACGTCAACGAGGACCTCCTGTTCGCCGCGGCCGAACGCCTACTGGACGGCGCCAGCCGCATGATCGAGCTCGGTGAGCAACCGGGCGGCGCGGTCAAGCGCACCGGACCGGCCTGTCGTTGGTGCCCGCTTCTGGAGAGGTGCGAGGAGGGCCGACGCCACCTCGACGACGCCGACGAGGCCTCGGGCATCGACACGGACCTCTACTGA
- a CDS encoding enoyl-CoA hydratase-related protein, producing MSFVLSEITDRVATITLNDPDRRNAVNLAMNGELIEELDRIESENLAGAVVVTGAGSAFSAGADLNDLLDAMDHDEVRRIYGGFLRLANCGLPTIAAVNGPAVGAGMNLALACDVIVAGRSARFDSRFVQIGLHPGGGHIWRLAGRCGTQAAAAMVLFGQTLDGAEAERVGLAWRCVDDDALLTESTAIAAKSAGFPTELVRRAKRTLDDCREITEAGQAVEMEAEPQAWSMGQPEFSALVAKLRSQISSG from the coding sequence ATGAGCTTCGTCCTGAGTGAGATCACCGACCGCGTGGCGACCATCACGCTGAACGACCCGGACCGCCGCAACGCCGTCAACCTCGCCATGAACGGCGAGTTGATCGAGGAACTGGACCGGATCGAATCCGAGAACCTCGCCGGGGCCGTCGTCGTCACCGGCGCCGGCTCAGCCTTCAGCGCCGGGGCGGATCTGAACGACCTGCTCGACGCGATGGACCACGACGAGGTCCGCCGGATCTACGGCGGGTTCCTGCGCCTCGCCAACTGCGGGCTCCCCACGATCGCCGCGGTCAACGGACCCGCGGTCGGCGCCGGCATGAACCTCGCGCTGGCCTGCGACGTGATCGTGGCCGGGCGCTCCGCCCGCTTCGACTCGCGGTTCGTCCAGATCGGCCTGCACCCGGGCGGCGGCCACATCTGGCGCCTCGCGGGACGGTGCGGCACCCAGGCCGCGGCGGCCATGGTCCTGTTCGGCCAGACCCTCGACGGGGCCGAAGCCGAAAGGGTCGGACTCGCCTGGCGCTGCGTGGACGACGATGCACTGCTCACCGAGTCCACCGCCATCGCAGCGAAGTCCGCCGGCTTCCCCACCGAGCTCGTTCGCCGGGCCAAGCGCACCCTCGACGACTGCCGCGAGATCACCGAGGCGGGCCAGGCCGTGGAGATGGAGGCCGAACCCCAGGCGTGGTCGATGGGACAACCGGAGTTCAGTGCGCTCGTCGCGAAGCTCCGCTCACAGATCTCGTCGGGCTGA
- a CDS encoding YbhN family protein, whose translation MARRPPARVALRVLQAIALGLVVWLLVLPRLGDTADVFRVVDDVPPGMLVVGALLGFAAFAAYAQVTSSLLPAGVRPRPRRILGIVISSLAVNRTAPLGMAAGSVVTYRLLRREGVDGSDVAFAMTVQAVGSAILLQALLWAAMVPLVPISGFAPGAVAAAAIGLVALCIVGVALWALFFRPALFARGLAGVARCLPGSGADRVGAAVDGARARWGHLARDRSRLLGGITWGLANWLFDAASLWVFLVAFGASPSPVWVLVAFAAANVISMVPISPGGLGIVETTLAATLISVGSASAPVFVGIAAYRLVHYWLPIPAGALSYLVLRLTRPDASPTDAAPDVDLVAPA comes from the coding sequence GTGGCCCGTCGTCCGCCTGCCAGAGTCGCACTGAGGGTGCTCCAGGCGATTGCGCTCGGTCTGGTCGTCTGGCTGTTGGTCCTGCCCCGTCTCGGCGACACGGCTGACGTCTTCCGTGTCGTCGACGACGTTCCGCCCGGGATGCTCGTCGTCGGCGCTCTCCTCGGCTTCGCCGCGTTCGCCGCGTACGCGCAGGTGACCTCCTCGCTGCTACCTGCCGGAGTCCGGCCTCGCCCGCGTCGCATCCTTGGCATCGTCATCTCGTCGCTGGCGGTGAACCGCACCGCGCCGCTCGGGATGGCCGCCGGCAGCGTGGTGACCTACCGGCTGCTGCGGCGCGAGGGGGTCGACGGGTCCGACGTCGCGTTCGCGATGACCGTTCAGGCAGTCGGCTCGGCGATCCTGCTCCAGGCGCTGCTGTGGGCCGCGATGGTCCCACTCGTGCCGATCTCCGGATTCGCCCCCGGTGCTGTGGCCGCGGCTGCCATCGGGCTCGTGGCCCTCTGCATCGTGGGGGTCGCCCTGTGGGCCCTGTTCTTCCGCCCGGCACTGTTCGCACGCGGCCTCGCAGGGGTCGCGCGATGTCTCCCCGGCTCCGGGGCGGACCGTGTCGGTGCCGCCGTCGACGGTGCCCGCGCCCGCTGGGGCCACCTCGCACGGGACCGGTCGAGGCTGCTCGGCGGGATCACGTGGGGGCTCGCGAATTGGCTCTTCGACGCCGCCTCGCTGTGGGTGTTCCTCGTCGCGTTCGGCGCGAGTCCCTCACCGGTGTGGGTCCTGGTCGCGTTCGCCGCGGCGAACGTCATCTCGATGGTCCCGATCAGCCCGGGCGGGCTCGGCATCGTCGAGACGACTCTCGCCGCCACCCTCATCAGCGTCGGCTCGGCATCCGCGCCGGTGTTCGTCGGCATCGCCGCCTACCGGTTGGTCCACTACTGGCTGCCGATCCCCGCCGGGGCGTTGTCATACCTGGTCCTGCGTCTGACCCGACCGGATGCGTCGCCTACGGACGCGGCGCCGGACGTCGACCTCGTCGCGCCGGCCTGA
- a CDS encoding GNAT family protein, whose protein sequence is MKRPIALGSRSEPGPVLVGRRVTLRALRANDFRAWREVRRRNVDWLTKWEPSRSPGSPDPVEDRSAFVARCSARDRERQIATGYGFGIFVGDRFVGEMNLNAIQRGPFQSCYVGYWIDEEVAGNGYTPEALAAILRFAFEELRLHRVQIAIVPRNSASRRVVDKLGIRDEGIARRYLEINGTWEDHMRFAMTAEEWSQRRAELVDTWL, encoded by the coding sequence GTGAAGCGTCCCATCGCTCTGGGCTCCCGCAGCGAGCCCGGCCCGGTCCTGGTGGGACGCAGAGTCACTCTGCGTGCGTTGCGTGCGAACGACTTCCGCGCGTGGCGCGAGGTCCGGCGACGCAACGTGGACTGGCTGACGAAGTGGGAGCCATCGCGGTCGCCCGGTTCGCCGGATCCCGTGGAGGACCGCTCGGCGTTCGTGGCCCGTTGCAGCGCCCGTGACAGGGAGCGCCAGATCGCCACCGGTTACGGCTTCGGCATCTTCGTCGGTGACCGTTTCGTGGGCGAGATGAACCTCAACGCGATCCAGCGGGGACCGTTCCAGAGCTGCTACGTCGGCTACTGGATCGACGAGGAGGTGGCGGGCAACGGCTACACCCCCGAGGCGCTCGCCGCCATCTTGCGCTTCGCCTTCGAGGAACTGCGCCTCCACCGTGTCCAGATAGCGATCGTGCCGCGTAACTCGGCGAGTCGGCGTGTGGTCGACAAGCTCGGGATCCGCGATGAGGGGATCGCCCGCCGCTACCTGGAGATCAACGGGACCTGGGAGGACCACATGCGCTTCGCGATGACCGCCGAGGAGTGGTCACAGCGCCGCGCCGAACTGGTCGACACCTGGCTCTGA
- a CDS encoding alanine--glyoxylate aminotransferase family protein produces MVLTDRVLMGPGPCNPYPEIAEAFARPMLGHLDPEFITLLDETNERLRTVFGTANELTFPVSGTGSAGMEAAFVNVIEPGDVVVVGVNGVFGGRMCDVAERCGAEVVRVEEDWGRAIDPERLVEAHPSPKIVAVVHAETSTGVRNDIAGLSEGAPDALILIDCVTSLAGIEVAIDDWGVDLAYSGTQKCLGVPPGLAPLTVSERARAAIVERPRSWYLDLNMIARYVSGDGARAYHHTAPISMIMALHAGLGAILDEGLEASIARHRACGERLQAGLVDLGFTLWAQEGHRLPELTTVEVPLDRLPAGTDEAAVRRRLLDEHGIEIGGGLGPVAGKVWRIGCMGHTARQRNVTLLLGALSEILEG; encoded by the coding sequence ATGGTGCTCACCGACAGAGTTCTCATGGGGCCCGGCCCCTGCAACCCGTACCCCGAGATCGCCGAGGCGTTCGCCCGGCCGATGCTCGGACACCTCGATCCGGAGTTCATCACGCTCCTCGACGAGACCAACGAACGGCTCAGGACCGTCTTCGGCACGGCCAACGAGTTGACCTTCCCGGTCAGTGGAACCGGCTCCGCCGGCATGGAGGCGGCCTTCGTCAACGTGATCGAACCCGGAGACGTCGTGGTGGTCGGCGTCAACGGCGTGTTCGGCGGACGGATGTGTGACGTCGCCGAGCGCTGCGGAGCTGAGGTCGTGCGCGTCGAGGAGGACTGGGGTCGCGCCATCGACCCGGAACGTCTCGTCGAGGCGCACCCCTCCCCGAAGATCGTCGCCGTCGTCCACGCCGAGACGTCGACGGGTGTCCGCAACGACATCGCGGGGCTGTCCGAGGGTGCTCCGGACGCGCTGATCCTCATCGACTGCGTCACGTCGCTCGCCGGCATCGAGGTGGCCATCGACGACTGGGGGGTGGACCTCGCCTACAGCGGCACGCAGAAGTGCCTGGGTGTCCCGCCCGGCCTCGCGCCGCTGACGGTGTCCGAGCGGGCCCGCGCCGCCATCGTCGAACGCCCCCGCTCCTGGTACCTGGACCTCAACATGATCGCCCGGTACGTGAGCGGTGACGGCGCCCGCGCGTATCACCACACCGCCCCCATCTCGATGATCATGGCCCTGCACGCCGGGCTCGGCGCCATCCTCGACGAGGGACTCGAGGCGTCGATCGCCCGCCACCGGGCGTGCGGCGAACGCCTCCAGGCCGGGCTCGTGGACCTGGGCTTCACCCTCTGGGCCCAGGAAGGGCACCGCCTACCCGAGCTCACGACCGTCGAGGTCCCCCTCGACCGCCTCCCCGCAGGGACGGACGAGGCCGCGGTGCGGCGCCGTCTCCTCGACGAGCACGGCATCGAGATCGGTGGCGGGCTCGGTCCCGTGGCCGGCAAGGTCTGGCGCATCGGCTGCATGGGCCACACCGCACGGCAACGCAACGTCACCCTCCTGTTGGGTGCGCTGTCGGAGATCCTGGAAGGCTGA